From a single Eleginops maclovinus isolate JMC-PN-2008 ecotype Puerto Natales chromosome 20, JC_Emac_rtc_rv5, whole genome shotgun sequence genomic region:
- the rbl1 gene encoding retinoblastoma-like protein 1, which produces MRGEESSDSESGRMEESSVRRSLETLCQELNMDEQTAAETLESFTAIWNTYTLEGEVVHWLACSLYAACRKGSIPTVGKGLMEGNCVSLTRILRTAKLSLIQFFSKMRKWADMSNLSQDFRLRMDRLERNFEVSTVIFRKFEPIFMDMFQNPQGGEPPRQPRSRKHRRLPCHISDVFKFCWTLFVYTKGNFRMIGDDLVNSYHLLLCCLDLVFGNALLCANRKDLINPTFRGLPALYRADGHVSPDQPPPCVLEQLCELHDGLVVEAKGIKQHYFKPYIQKLYQKQILRGNEDHLTELLDPQSFIDNNKAINREYEEYVLTVGDFDERVFLGADADEEIGTPRKTVQATSASQSQLKQHVEKSASLTPSTPLTGRVYLKEKDLLVTPVSSATQSVSRLQSMVAGLRTAPSENMLQIFRLCSRNPTESLLARVKTLGQTFKEHYTNDSEDMPGSHIDFAENRLKLAEILYYKILENVMVQETKRLPGKDMSVLLEQDIFHCSLMACCLEVVLFSYSSQRTFPWIINIFKLTPFYFFKVIEVFIRSEEGLSRDMVKHLNLIEEQVLDSRAWSADSALWSVLQAAGNKVPTVEEVNFSSSLDTGSSSNSGAQSHLPMLALSPIIHPRIREFRSGLGSARKDVPPSPLSLHDRYSSPAAGSAKRRLFGDDSPGTLTSLSTMSSPAKRLTFGSSSTLRIGGQGAGGTVLSFPLQGLNNDRTITLIPVQPCDSSGTVTAQFLLTTSPSRTAPQTADPPAGSGRPQRTGSLALFFRKVYHLASVRLRDLCVKMDVSSELRGKIWTCFEHALVHGTGLMKDRHLDQLMLCCVYIISKITKETHTFHDIMKCYRSQPQASSHVYRSVLLRHTPREQVTDENMEVDPVSGGESAEKTNQASGEAISDQSGEEERGDLIQFYNSVFVLKMKSFALRYAVHDNRADAPPLSPFPSVRAQPLSPRRVSQRHSLYVSPHKNSAACLTPNSYTYRINSSPSKELSDINRMIRQGSVSRKRAFTMEGDVMMSSACDSPSKRACPENGSSPDVLLKRLQDVVSERQSH; this is translated from the exons ATGAGGGGCGAAGAGTCGTCCGATTCCGAGTCGGGCAGGATGGAGGAGAGCTCGGTGCGGAGGAGCCTGGAGACTCTGTGTCAGGAGCTGAACATGGACGAGCAGACAGCCGCAGAAACCCTGGAGAGCTTCACTGCCATCTGGAACACATACACTCTGGAG ggggagGTGGTGCACTGGTTGGCCTGTTCTCTGTACGCTGCCTGCAGGAAGGGCTCCATTCCCACAGTGGGTAAAGGGCTGATGGAGGGAAACTGCGTCTCCCTCACCAGGATCCTTCGCACGGCCAAACTCAG TCTGATCCAGTTCTTCTCCAAGATGAGGAAGTGGGCCGACATGTCGAACCTCTCTCAGGACTTCCGGCTGCGCATGGACCGCCTGGAGAGAAACTTCGAGGTCTCCACCGTCATCTTCCGCAAGTTTGAGCCCATCTTCATGGATATGTTTCAGAACCCGCAGGGAGGGGAGCCGCCTCGACAGCCACGCAGCAGGAAGCACag gagGTTGCCGTGTCACATCAGCGATGTGTTCAAGTTCTGCTGGACTCTGTTTGTCTACACAAAAG gTAACTTCCGTATGATCGGAGACGACCTGGTGAACTCGTAccacctgctgctctgctgtctggACCTGGTGTTCGGAAACGCTTTGCTCTGCGCCAACAGGAAGGACCTCATCAACCCCACCTTCAgag gcctgCCCGCTCTGTACCGTGCTGACGGCCACGTGTCTCCGGACCAACCCCCGCCGTGTGTGTTGGAGCAGCTGTGTGAGCTGCATGATGGCCTGGTGGTCGAGGCCAAGGGAATCAAACAGCACTACTTCAAACCCTACATCCAGAAGCTGTACCAGAAACAG ATCCTGAGAGGAAATGAGGATCACTTGACAGAACTATTGGACCCTCAGAGCTTCATTGATAACAA CAAAGCCATAAACCGGGAGTACGAGGAGTACGTGCTGACGGTGGGAGACTTCGACGAGCGAGTGTTTCTGGGCGCCGACGCTGACGAGGAGATCGGGACACCGAGGAAGACAGTCCAGGCGACGTCTGCGAGTCAGAGCCAGCTGAAGCAACATGTGgagaag tcGGCCTCTCtcaccccctccacccctctcACGGGGCGGGTTTATCTGAAGGAGAAGGACCTGCTCGTCACGCCCGTCTCCTCGGCAACACAGAGCGTCAGCCGGCTGCAGAGCATGGTGGCGGGCCTCAGGACGGCGCCGAGCGAGAACATGCTGCAGATCTTCAG GTTGTGCTCCAGGAACCCCACAGAGTCGCTGCTGGCCAGAGTCAAGACCCTCGGACAGACCTTCAAGGAGCATTACACCAACGACTCCGAGGACATGCCCGGTTCTCATatag ACTTTGCAGAGAACCGTCTGAAGCTGGCGGAGATCCTCTACTACAAGATCCTGGAGAACGTGATGGTGCAGGAGACCAAACGCCTGCCCGGCAAAGACATGAGC GTGTTACTGGAGCAGGATATCTTCCATTGCTCTCTGATGGCGTGTTGTCTGGAGGTGGTCCTGTTTTCCTACAGCTCCCAGAGAACCTTCCCCTGGATCATCAACATCTTCAAACTCACACCCTTCTACTTCTttaag gtgatcGAGGTGTTCATCCGCTCGGAGGAGGGCCTCTCCAGGGACATGGTGAAGcacctgaacctgattgaggAGCAGGTGCTGGACAGCAGAGCCTGGAGCGCCGACTCTGCCCTGTGGAGCGTCTTGCAGGCTGCAGGCAACAAAGtgcccacagtggaggag GTGAATTTTTCCTCCAGTCTGGACACGGGTTCTAGTTCTAACAGTGGAGCTCAGTCTCACCTCCCGATGCTCGCCCTCTCCCCCATCATCCACCCCCGCATCCGAGAGTTCAGATCGGGTCTGGGCAGCGCGCGCAAAG ACGTGCCCCCCTCCCCGCTGTCGCTACACGACAGGTACAGCTCTCCGGCGGCGGGCAGCGCTAAGCGACGTCTCTTCGGCGATGATTCTCCAGGGACGCTGACCAGCCTGAGCACTATGTCGTCACCGGCCAAGAGGCTGACCTTCGGGTCCAGCAGCACCCTGAGGATCGGGGGTCAGGGCGCCGGGGGAACCGTGCTGAGCTTCCCGCTGCAAG GGCTGAATAACGACCGCACCATCACCCTGATCCCGGTTCAGCCGTGTGATTCCTCCGGCACTGTCACCGCTCAGTTCCTGCTCACCACCTCCCCGAGCCGCACCGCACCCCAGACAGCCGACCCCCCCGCGGGAAGTGGACGCCCGCAACGCACCGGGTCCCTCGCTCTGTTCTTCAGGAAG gtgtatCACCTGGCCAGCGTGCGTCTGAGGGATCTGTGTGTGAAGATGGACGTGTCGTCGGAACTGCGGGGGAAGATCTGGACGTGTTTCGAACATGCGCTGGTCCACGGCACGGGTCTGATGAAGGACCGGCACCTCGACCAGCTGATGCTCTGCTGCGTCTACATCATCTCCAAA ATCACCAAAGAGACTCACACCTTCCACGACATCATGAAGTGTTACCGCAGCCAACCACAGGCCAGCAGCCAT gtgtacCGCAGCGTGTTACTGCGTCACACTCCCAGAGAGCAGGTGACAGACGAGAACATGGAGGTGGATCCCGTTTCAGGAGGAGAAT CGGCAGAGAAGACCAATCAGGCGTCAGGAGAAGCGATCTCCGACCAATCCGGGGAGGAGGAACGCGGTGACCTCATCCAGTTCTACAACAGCGTTTTCGTCCTGAAGATGAAGAGCTTCGCGCTGCGCTACGCCGTGCACGACAACCGG gcggatgctccccccctctctccgtTCCCCTCGGTCCGTGCTCAGCCTCTCTCTCCTCGCCGGGTTTCTCAGAGACACTCGCTCTACGTTTCACCGCACAAGAACTCTGCAGCCTGCCTCACACCCAACTCCTACACATACAGGATCAACAGCAGCCCCTCCAag gagttGTCGGACATTAACCGGATGATCCGTCAGGGCTCGGTCAGCAGGAAGAGGGCCTTCACCATGGAGGGTGAcgtgatgatgtcatcagcgTGCGACTCCCCCAGTAAGAGGGCGTGTCCGGAGAACGGCAGCAGCCCCGACGTCCTGCTGAAGCGTCTGCAGGACGTCGTGTCGGAGCGCCAGAGCCACTGA
- the LOC134883396 gene encoding protein SPMIP1, with protein sequence MLTTQSQNCYREQIQKEMLTRLAWKSRYSHLYPSNQPPKISSEGTNLPGDTQPVLPPVTRANKEQSDLPPLPPPPRPLLPPPEISLEGEGRPNVSPLMRPVSPNTRHALYQDSSHHGKGRRLYLQRRGHIRPEDKFDFPVLSSWEYGWRLGDYTMDYKTPSRAKSSVVKSTFYARNGVFSNPSATDTLG encoded by the exons ATGCTGACGACTCAGAGCCAGAACTGCTACAGAGAGCAGATCCAGAAGGAGATGCTGACCCGTTTGGCCTGGAAGAGCCGCTACAGCCACCTCTACCCATCCAACCAGCCACCAAAAATCAGCTCAGAGGGGACTAATCTGCCCGGCGACACCCA GCCTGTCCTGCCTCCGGTCACCAGAGCCAACAAGGAGCAGAGCgaccttcctcctcttcctcctcctcctcgtcctcttcttcctcctcctgagaTCTCTTTGGAGGGGGAGGGTCGTCCCAATGTCTCCCCGCTCATGAGACCAGTCTCTCCGAACACCAGACACGCTCTCTACCAGGACTCATCACACCAC GGTAAAGGGCGCCGTCTGTACCTGCAGAGACGTGGCCACATCAGACCTGAGGACAAGTTTGACTTTCCAGTGCTCTCCTCCTGGGAGTACGGCTGGAGGCTGG GTGACTACACTATGGATTACAAAACACCCTCCCGAGCAAAGTCCTCCGTGGTGAAGAGCACCTTCTACGCCAGGAACGGTGTGTTCAGCAACCCCTCAGCCACCGACACCCTGGGCTGA
- the LOC134882487 gene encoding complement C1q subcomponent subunit B-like, with translation MAPRWLSCSTAVVLLMLLITPAVTQSCSPGIPGIPGTHGPNGMDGLKGEKGDPGEAGQPVRGQKGFQGLVGPPGRPGMKGDVGLPGSPGNPGRIGEKGRPFNPSNQQKSFFSYKRVIAHPPELDNTLNFNNQILPDLDEQFRGESLTNGSFICTVSGIYFFSYHVSAKSRVCLKLMKNTDIHLAMCDTSEGFLVTSGSAVLELLAGDSVSLQPTRYNSMVTRMDSTSHIFTGFLISPTDPAI, from the exons ATG GCCCCCCGGTGGCTGAGCTGCAGTACTGCAGTGGTTCTGCTCATGCTTCTCATCACTCCGGCCGTCACACAGTCCTGCAGCCCGGGGATCCCCGGGATACCGGGCACCCATGGGCCCAACGGCATGGACGGTCtgaagggagagaagggagacCCTG GTGAGGCAGGTCAGCCTGTCAGGGGCCAGAAGGGGTTCCAAGGTCTTGTGGGCCCCCCAGGACGCCCCGGCATGAAGGGGGATGTGGGTCTTCCGGGGTCTCCTGGTAACCCGGGCCGGATTGGGGAGAAGGGAAGACCATTCAACCCTTCGAACCAGCAGAAATCTTTCTTCTCCTACAAACGGGTGATAGCTCATCCACCAGAGCTCGACAACACCCTCAACTTCAACAA CCAGATTTTGCCGGACCTCGATGAGCAGTTTCGTGGAGAGTCGCTGACCAACGGGTCGTTCATATGCACCGTCAGTGGGATCTACTTCTTCAGTTATCACGTGTCAGCAAAGAGCAGA GTGTGTCTGAAGCTGATGAAGAACACCGACATTCACTTGGCGATGTGTGACACGTCGGAGGGTTTCCTGGTGACCTCGGGCTCGGCGGTGCTGGAGCTGCTGGCCGGagactctgtgtctctgcagccgACGAGGTACAACAGCATGGTGACCAGAATGGACAGCACCAGCCACATCTTCACCGGCTTCCTGATCTCCCCCACCGACCCCGCCATCTGA